A DNA window from Argopecten irradians isolate NY chromosome 10, Ai_NY, whole genome shotgun sequence contains the following coding sequences:
- the LOC138333429 gene encoding dentin sialophosphoprotein-like, giving the protein MVGYSVLVGSMGVLAVSGILLGLHFSGNLDKLSDDGDDLVEINREAQVGANFQRPSADDDISTTNLDPLTEEEDLLAVSRTNNGRQAQFNPNSEEEEYEEHESDSHVNSDSSEDDDSGNDSHVTGDSNEGDESGNDSQMTGDSNEKDDSDDDSNVEDHSHSSEDDDDYDSGADSGDDDSNGMSDSDGDSDDDSDSASDDDGNESDNASNDDSKDSDNDSDDNSKDSDNDSNNDSKESGNDSAGDSKDSDNDSDDDSKDSDYDSDDDSTEIDSDSAGDSKDSDNDSDDDSNSSDDDSKDSDNGSDDDSKDNDNDSAGDSNESGSDSAGDSKDSDNDSDYDSNNSDVDSKDSGNDSDDDSNDSDDDSKDRDNDSNDDSKDSDNDSDDNSKESGSDSDDDSKDSDNDSDDDNNNSDNDSKDSDNDSADDSKESGNDSDDDSKDSDKDSDDDSNNSDDDSKESDNESDDDSNNSDDDSKESDNESDDDSNNSDDDSKDSDNDSDDDSNNSDDDSKDSDNDSDDDSDNSDDDSKDSDNDSDDDSNNSDDDSKDTDNDSDDDSNNSDDDSKDIDNDSDNNSDDDSKDSDNASGGDSKDSDDASDNDSKNSDNDSDDDSKDSDNDSDDDSKDSDNDSDNDSKNSDNDSDDVSDDNSKDSDNDSDNNSKDRDNNSGDDSKDSDNDSDNDSKDSDNNSGDDSKISENDSDDDSKDSDNDSNDSDNDSKDSDDNSNNNSNGSDSGDNSNENPNDDDKKGGINIDSLLKDLVNGDSDNDRKNSDHNNDDDDKSDNSSGVDSIDSKDNDSNNDDDGSDDNSNDDDSNDDDSNDNNSNVDDDASNDNNNDDNSKDDDSNDNNSNDDDSDDDSKDNDSNNDDDGSDDNSNDDDNSKEDDSNDDDSNDSNSNDDDDASNDNSNDGNSNDDDDGDDDGNSDDDDSNEGDKSESKQDDSDQKDDLTNNDDSTYDNRNNDDEDKNKGGNYYDNGEGDNNNDVNLDDMLADMLSDVFDDKPKNDMAQDDSDLLGDKTEGQQDYIEDENKSDGDNKSDGDNSDDDNNDDDDDSGDHDQNDDKSDEKNSSEDKSDNSNNDDDNDDDDNDDDDDDDDDDDDDDDDDDDDDDDDDDDESGEKNKSDKSEDDSNNSDDDDDTSNENDGDSQENNDSEGGDERNAGDENNGYDINEYYTKGEGEQASNDVSLDDMLSGMLGDVFQEGPPVDVVDENALLENNFNNGMLVNGASLPGGGDAGPSDNDLISGMFGDISKVSSMLSLGNNEDSAVLGDGGNDGMMGTMEDSAALGGAVNFGMMGNIEDSDLLGDVVNDGTLGTMVDSDALGDSINDGMPVLVSQMNPDVSSMNTWGVGLNDENDNNAYVDNDGSDFGNNDDGIVIINDQNDDDNDDDDNTNDNFGEYTENIYENNDDQNDNNDDINEDNFNDSDNDQNDDYNRESNDDNDNDDNDDNDNIVDNNDESNDANNNDESNDGQYDDNNDDDDNNNEDSENDNNDENKDNFDNNDDDDDNNDESQNDNNDENNDNFGNSEDNNNDDEDSQNDNGYNGDEMENNGGDIYNDSPIVQAAELTNEGDGNDDEE; this is encoded by the exons GTCGAGATAAACAGAGAAGCCCAAGTAGGTGCCAACTTCCAACGCCCCTCAGCAGACGACGACATTTCGACTACG AATTTGGACCCTTTAACTGAGGAGGAGGATTTGTTAGCTGTCTCACGAACCAACAACGGCCGACAGGCTCAATTCAACCCCAACTCGGAGGAGGAAGAATACGAGGAACACGAATCGGATAGTCATGTGAACAGCGATAGCAGTGAAGACGATGATAGTGGCAATGACAGCCATGTAACTGGTGACAGTAATGAAGGCGATGAGAGCGGAAATGATAGCCAAATGACTGGCGACAGCAACGAAAAAGATGATAGCGACGATGATAGTAACGTAGAAGATCATAGTCACAGCagtgaagatgatgatgactacGACAGTGGTGCCGATAGTGGAGATGATGATAGCAATGGAATGAGTGACAGCGATGGTGACAGCGATGATGACAGTGATAGTGCCAGCGACGATGATGGCAACGAAAGTGACAATGCTAGCAATGATGACAGCAAGGACAGTGATAATGATAGCGATGATAACAGCAAGGACAGTGATAACGACAGCAATAATGATAGCAAAGAAAGTGGCAATGACAGCGCTGGTGACAGCAAAGACAGCGATAACGATAGTGATGATGATAGCAAAGACAGCGATTACGATAGTGATGATGATAGCACAGAAATTGACAGTGACAGCGCTGGTGACAGCAAAGACAGCGATAATGATAGTGACGATGATAGCAACAGCAGTGATGATGATAGCAAAGACAGTGATAATGGCAGCGACGATGATAGCAAAGACAATGATAATGATAGCGCTGGTGATAGCAACGAAAGTGGCAGTGACAGCGCTGGTGACAGCAAAGACAGCGATAATGATAGTGACTATGATAGCAACAACAGTGATGTTGATAGCAAAGACAGTGGTAATGATAGCGACGATGACAGCAACGACAGTGATGATGATAGCAAAGACAGAGATAATGATAGTAATGATGATAGCAAGGACAGTGATAACGATAGCGATGATAATAGCAAAGAAAGTGGCAGTGACAGCGACGATGATAGCAAAGACAGCGATAATGATAGTGATGATGATAACAATAACAGTGATAATGATAGCAAAGACAGTGATAATGATAGCGCTGATGATAGCAAAGAAAGTGGCAATGACAGCGACGATGATAGCAAAGACAGTGATAAGGATAGTGACGATGATAGCAACAACAGTGATGATGATAGCAAAGAGAGTGATAATGAAAGTGACGATGATAGCAACAACAGTGATGATGATAGCAAAGAGAGTGATAATGAAAGTGACGATGACAGCAACAACAGTGATGATGATAGCAAAGACAGTGATAATGATAGTGACGATGATAGCAACAACAGTGATGATGATAGCAAAGACAGTGATAATGATAGTGACGATGATAGCGACAACAGTGATGATGATAGCAAAGACAGTGATAATGATAGTGACGATGATAGCAACAACAGTGATGATGATAGCAAAGACACTGATAATGATAGTGACGATGATAGCAACAACAGTGATGATGATAGCAAAGACATTGATAATGATAGTGATAATAATAGTGACGATGATAGCAAAGACAGTGATAATGCCAGCGGTGGCGATAGTAAAGACAGTGATGATGCCAGTGACAATGATAGCAAAAACAGTGATAATGACAGTGATGACGATAGCAAAGACAGTGACAATGACAGTGATGACGATAGCAAAGACAGTgataatgacagtgataatgATAGCAAAAACAGTGATAATGACAGTGATGATGTCAGCGACGATAATAGCAAAGACAGTGATAACGACAGCGATAATAATAGTAAGGACAGAGATAATAACAGTGGCGATGATAGCAAAGATAGTGATAATGATAGCGATAATGACAGCAAAGACAGTGATAATAACAGTGGCGATGATAGCAAAATCAGTGAAAATGACAGTGATGATGATAGCAAAGACAGTGATAATGATAGCAATGACAGTGATAATGATAGCAAAGACAGTGATGATAATAGCAATAATAACAGCAACGGAAGTGATAGTGGAGATAACAGCAATGAAAACCCAAACGACGATGATAAGAAAGGAGGTATTAACATCGATTCATTATTGAAAGATTTAGTGAATGGAGATTCGGATAATGACAGGAAGAATTCGGACCACAACAATGATGATGACGACAAAAGCGATAATAGCAGTGGCGTTGATAGCATTGATAGCAAAGATAATGATAGCAATAATGACGATGATGGTAGCGATGATAATAGCAACGATGATGATAGCAATGATGATGATAGCAACGATAATAATAGCAATGTTGACGATGATGCAAGCAATGATAATAACAACGATGATAATAGCAAAGATGATGATAGCAATGACAATAATAGCAATGATGATGATAGCGACGACGATAGCAAAGATAATGATAGCAATAATGACGATGATGGTAGCGATGATAATAGCAACGACGATGATAATAGCAAAGAAGATGATAGCAATGATGATGATAGCAACGATAGTAATAGCAATGATGACGATGATGCAAGCAATGATAATAGCAACGATGGTAATagcaatgatgatgatgatggcgaCGACGATGGCAATAGCGATGATGATGATTCCAATGAAGGCGATAAAAGCGAAAGTAAACAAGACGATAGTGATCAAAAAGATGATTTAACTAACAATGACGATAGCACTTATGACAACAGAAACAATGATGATGAAGATAAAAACAAAGGTGGCAATTATTATGATAATGGTGAAGGAGACAACAACAATGACGTTAACCTCGACGACATGTTAGCTGATATGCTAAGTGATGTTTTCGATGACAAGCCAAAGAACGATATGGCGCAAGATGACAGTGATTTATTGGGCGATAAAACTGAAGGTCAACAAGATTACATAGAGGATGAAAACAAATCAGATGGAGACAATAAAAGCGATGGCGACAACAgcgatgatgataataatgatgatgatgatgactccGGTGATCATGATCAAAATGATGACAAATCTGATGAGAAAAACAGCAGTGAAGACAAAAGTGATAATTCAAATAACGACGATGATAATGacgatgatgacaatgatgatgatgatgatgatgatgatgatgatgatgatgatgatgatgatgatgatgatgatgatgatgatgatgatgatgatgaatcagGAGAGAAAAACAAAAGTGATAAATCTGAAGATGATTCAAATAACAGCGATGACGATGATGATACAAGCAATGAAAACGACGGCGATTCACAGGAAAATAATGACAGTGAAGGCGGCGATGAACGAAACGCCGGCGATGAAAACAATGGTTATGACATAAATGAATACTATACTAAGGGTGAAGGTGAACAAGCTAGTAACGATGTTAGCTTAGACGATATGTTGTCGGGCATGTTAGGAGATGTATTCCAGGAAGGACCACCCGTCGATGTGGTAGATGAGAACGCGTTGCTGGAAAACAATTTCAACAACGGTATGTTGGTGAACGGTGCCAGTCTTCCAGGAGGCGGTGATGCTGGTCCTTCAGATAATGACTTAATTAGTGGCATGTTTGGTGATATCTCTAAGGTCAGCTCTATGCTCTCACTTGGTAACAATGAGGACAGTGCCGTATTAGGCGATGGTGGTAATGACGGTATGATGGGCACTATGGAGGACAGTGCTGCATTAGGCGGTGCCGTTAATTTCGGTATGATGGGTAACATAGAGGACAGCGATTTACTGGGGGATGTTGTTAACGATGGAACACTTGGTACAATGGTGGACAGCGACGCATTAGGCGATTCTATTAACGATGGGATGCCCGTGTTGGTATCGCAAATGAATCCCGATGTCAGTTCCATGAACACATGGGGCGTTGGATTGAACGATGAAAACGATAATAATGCATACGTAGATAATGATGGCAGCGATTTTGGCAACAATGATGATGgtattgtaattataaatgatcagaatgatgatgacaatgatgatgatgacaatacCAATGACAATTTTGGTGAATACACCGAgaacatttatgaaaataatgatgACCAAAAcgataataatgatgatattaATGAGGACAATTTCAATGACAGTGATAATGATCAAAACGATGATTATAATCGTGAAAGTAATGATGATAacgataatgatgataatgacgataatgataatattgttgataataacgACGAAAGTAATGATGCAAATAACAATGACGAAAGTAACGATGGACAATACGATgacaataatgatgatgatgataataataatgaagatagtgaaaatgataataatgatgaaaacaaagataatttcgataacaatgatgatgatgatgataataacgATGAAAGTCAAAATGATAACAATGACGAAAACAACGACAATTTCGGAAATAGTGAAGATAACAACAATGATGATGAAGACAGTCAGAATGATAATGGATACAACGGCGATGAGATGGAAAACAACGGGGGTGATATATACAACGATAGCCCTATAGTACAAGCTGCCGAGTTGACCAATGAGGGAGATGGTAATGATGATGAAGAGTAG